The genomic stretch AAGGCATGCAGATGCCTATGCAGTAGTCCTTTCGCTGAATCTTCAACAAAACAGATTTCGTGAAAGCGTCCCGGAAAAGCCCTTCTGTGGCTTCCCCGGGGCGCTTTGTCTTTCATGAAGCGACCCCTGTGCAGCAAAAGGATGTGTATATGGGCGCATGGCTTATCTCGGTTGGAATATACATTTAGAAAAAGTTGGTTGGTTGGGGGGTGCCTTCGATGGCAACCGTCATGGAGGCTTATGAAAATCATATCAACCCGGCGGTGGCGCGCCTGTTCCGTTTGATGGGGATGGGTTCCACGGCTGTTCGCGCGGAAGGATGCTTCGTCTATGACGAACAGGGGCGGGAGTATATCGACTTTTTGGGTAATTTCGGAGTTCTCAGCTTGGGACACCGCCATCCCCGGATCATCGCTTCTATACTGGAACAGTTAAACGGTCTGGCCCAAACGTCGCGGTTCCTTCTGGATAAGGCGACGGCGAGCCTTGCCGAAGCCCTGGCCGGCATAACACCGGGCGATCTGCAGTATTGTTTCTTTTGCAATTCCGGCGCCGAGGCGGTCGAGGCGGCCATCAAAATCGCCCGCCTGGCCACGGGTAAAAGCGGTTTTATCGCAACGATCAACGGCTTTCACGGCAAGACCTTCGGCGCCTTGAGCGTCTCCGGGCGTGAGCCTTTCCGGGCGCCTTTTCTCCCCCTCTTACCCCGGGTGATCCATGTTCCTTTTGGCGATGCGGCGGCGTTAGAGGAGGTGATGGCAAGAGACCGGCATATCGCCGCTTTTATCGTAGAGCCTGTTCAAGGGGAAGGCGGTGTGATCGTGCCCCCGCGAGGGTACCTGAAGGAGGTTGAGGCCCTTTGTCGGCAAGCGGGGGTTCTCCTGATCGCCGACGAGGTGCAGACAGGCCTTGGACGCACGGGAAGCCTTTTTGCCTGTGATGAAGAGGGCCTTGTCCCCGACTTGCTCTGCCTGGCCAAGGCGCTCGGTGGCGGCGTCATGCCCATTGGCGCTGTGGTGGGACGGCCCGCCCTGTGGGCGCCGCTCTTTGACCATCCTTGGTTGCACACGAGCACCTTTGGCGGCAACCCCTTGGCTTGTGCCGCCGCTCTGGCCGCCATCGAGGTCACCATCGAAGAGGATCTCATGGGACAGGCGCGCCAGAAGGGTGACTGGCTTCTCAGCCGGTTGAAAGAACTGGCGAGCCGGCATGAGCAGGTGATCGCCGATGTCCGCGGTCGAGGGTTGTTGATCGGGATAGAGTTGACAAAGGAAGGTGTCGGCGGATTTGTGATCGGGCGAATGATGGAGGAGCGGATCATCGTCGGGTATACGCTGAATCATCCACGGGTGATCCGGTTGGAACCGCCCTTGAACGTGCCCTGGGAGGTGTTGATGCAGGTCTATGCCGTGCTGGAGCAGGTGATCCAAGAGGCGGAGGCGTTCGTTCATGACCTGTAGTCGAAGATACGATCGTTTCTCGAGGATGTGTGCCGGGAAGAACGAAGCAGGAAAAAGAAAAAGGAAGGAGCGGTCCTGATGCCTTGCGTGGAGGAAAGCCTGTGGATCAGAGGAACCGTGGGCGATGTCTATGCTTTGGCCAGTCGGATGGAGGATTATCCTCTGTTCATGCGAGATGTTCGCGCCGTCCGGATCGTCGAACGCGGTGACGGTTTTACCTTGACTGATTGGGAAACCGACGTCGACGGGCGGAGCTTCCGTTGGCGTGAACGAGACGAGTTCTATCCTGATGAGGGGAGGATCGTCTACCGGCAGGTGAGCGGCGATGTGAAGCGCTTTGAAGGGGAGTGGCGATTTCAAGCAACGGAAGGCGGCTGCCATGTGACGCTGACTGTCGACTTCGATCTGGGCATCCCCATGCTGGGACCCTTACTGCATCCCCTCTTGATGAAAAAGGTGAGAGAGAACTCCCGGTCGATGCTCCTCGCCATCAAGGAAAAAATCGAAGGGTAGATGACAAGAGCGGCGGGAACAGAAAAAAGATTCGACGAAAGCCTTACAAACCTTAGTGGATTGGCGGGCTTTGTTTTTTTTATTATCCAGACGTCTACTAGGGCAGGATTTTGACAGGTGTGCTAGAATTATAATATCGCTGCCGGCCGGAAAGGGGTGTTTTTCCTATGTCAATTCGAATGTGGGAGTCCATCCTGCCTGAGTTGTCGAAGGTGCGGGCCCGTCTTGATGACCGGATGCCCCTTATCTCTAAGCAGCACCTTCGCTTCATGGGGTTGGGTTCTTATGATGTGTACAAGCTGTTTCCGGCCATTCTGGTACTGCTCACGGCGCGCATGTTCGGTACCCCGAGCCTTAAGACCAACTGTCTGGCAAGCGCTGTCCAGTTTATTCAGACAGGGACTGATATTCACCGGACGATTCCCGATGAAGGCAGAGTCCTTCGGCACCTGGAAAAGGCGACGATTCCTTTTTCCGTGCTTGTCGGCGATCTTTATTACTGTCAGTTTCTCTCCCTTCTCTGCGAAGGGGAGCTGCTGGAGTATCTGACGCCCATCTCCCGGACAGTCTGCCGCGTTCATGAGGGCGGCGTCCTCCGGAAAGAGTTGGTTGAACCGGGATTCGCCACCGATGAGCATATCAGAGCGATGCGCGAGATGGAATTCGCCAGTCTGCCCCTATTGGCTTGCCGGGTCGCTGGTGAGATCTGCGGTGCTTCGCCGAGACAGGTGGTTGCATTGGAGCAGTTGGGACGAGCAGTTGGACTGTTGGCCGGTTGCCGGATTCTGGCAGCTACATCTGACGAGGTTGTTGAATGGCTGGATGAAGCGATGGAGGCGTTGCAGGCGCTCCCCCAAGGGGCGATGGCTGAAGCCTTCCGGGTACTCTTGTCCCAGTTGCATGGCGGTGTCCGGGCGGACGGCTTGAAGTTGCCCTCGGAAAAGCCGATCCTCGAAGGCATCATGAAACCCAGGGTGGTTGTTGTGTGAAGAAAGGAACGACTCGATGAAGCCGCCGATTGTCTGGCGGCTTTTCGACGTGCGCACCGAAGCTGCAGGCGATGATCTCGTTGAAGATGCGTCTCCGGTAATATAAAATAGCGGGGGGAGCGCAAGCTAAAGAACACAGCAAGAGGAAGGCGTGTGTTGACATAATGGCGGAGGAGTTCCGGTCTGCGGAAGAGAAGGAACGGTTTATTCAATCCACCTTTTCCGCCATCGCCGCTCGTTACGATCTGATGAACCAGGTGATGACCTTCAATTCCGATACCCGCTGGCGGCGAAAAGCGGCAGCCTTGTCTCAACTTCCCGTCGGCGGCGCTGGACTCGACGTCTGCTGCGGCACCGGGGAACTGACCCAGGCGCTGGCCGAGCGGGTCGGCGCGCGGGGATCGGTGGTCGGCCTCGATTTCAACGCAGACATGCTGGCCGTGGCCCGGGAAAAGCAGCGGGAAGGACGATTGGCCCGTCAGATCGACTTTATCCAGGGAAACGCCATGGCGCTGCCTTTTCCGGATAACCGCTTCGACACGGCCACGATTGGCTTCGGTCTGCGCAATGTGCCCGATTTCCGCCAGGTCCTGCGGGAGATGACGCGGGTCGTCAAGGCGGGCGGAACCGTCGTTTCGCTGGAAACGTCGAAGCCCCAATCATGGCCGATGAAACCGCTTCACCGTTTTTATGTGGACAGACTGGTTCCGGTCATCGACCGCTTGTCGGTGGGGAAGCAGGGTCCTTATGCCTGGCTGGCCCGGTCGGCACAGGCCTTTCTCTCTCAGGAGGAGTTGAGTGCCGTCTTCCGGGAGATCGGCCTGATAAAGGTCCGCTATTATAACCTCTTCGGCGGCGTCGCCGCCATTCACGTCGGTTTCAAACCGGATACCTGAACCCCTTGACCCCCATCTGCGCCGGAGAGTCGTCCTGCCGTTTCTGAGGGCGTTCTCTCCGTTTTTCCTTGTCTGTCGGAAAAACGGGGAATCTAACCTTATCGCCGATATGAACATAAGAGGCGCAGACCGATGGGAAGAACGGCAGGGAGCAAATGCGAGGAGGAATCATAGCTTGGCTTTTCGCGACATCCGTGAGTTTATCGATGAACTGGAGAAGCGGGGCTGGCTGAAGCGGATCACCGCTGAGGTCGATCCCTATCTGGAGATATCGGAGATCACCGACCGGGTGGGCAAACAGGGTGGTCCGGCCTTGCTCTTCGAGAATGTGAAGGGCTCGGACATGCCTGTTCTGACGAACACCCTCGGCTCTTATGAGCGGCTGCACCTGGCTCTGGGCGTCAACAACCTCGACGAGATCGGCGACGAGATCATGAGCTTTTTGCAGTTGCCGGACGTGTCGGCCGCTTCCTTCTTCGACAAGCTGAAGGCGTTGCCGAAGTTGGCCCAGATCGGCAATTTTTTGCCCAAGACGGTGCGCACCGGTCCGGTGAAAGAGGTCATCGACCACGACCCCGACCTGACGAAGATCCCTGTGCTGACGACCTGGCCTGATGACGGTGGGCCCTTCATCACGCTGCCCATGGTCTTCACGAAAGACCCGGTCACAGGCAAGCGCAACGTAGGGATGTACCGCATGCAGGTGTACGACCGCAATACGACGGGCATGCACTGGCACCTGCACAAGCAAGGCGCCCAGCACATGGCCGACGCGAAAGGCAAGTCGAAGCGGATGGAGGTGGCTGTGGCGCTCGGCGGCGATCCTGTCCTCTCCTATTCGGCCACGGCGCCGCTGCCGCCGGGGATCGATGAGATGCTGCTGGCCGGCTTTTTACGCAAAAGCCCAGTCGAGATGGTCAAGTGCGAGACCATCGATATCGAGGTGCCGGCCCATGCCGAGATCGTCTTGGAGGGGTACGTCGATCCGGAGGAATTGCGCTGGGAAGGCCCCTTCGGTGACCATACGGGCTACTACTCGCTGGCCGACTACTATCCCGTTTTTCATGTCACCTGTGTGACCCACCGTAAAAACCCGATTTACCCGGCGACAGTGGTAGGGCGGCCGCCCATGGAGGACAGCTACCTGGGCAAGGCGACGGAGCGCATCTTCCTGCCGCTGATGAAGCTGGTCTTGCCGGAAGTGGTCGATATGAACCTGCCCTGGGAGGGCGGCTTCCACAACCTGGTCGTCGTGTCGATCAAAAAGAAATACCCCGGCCATGCCCGCAAGGTCATGTGCTCTCTCTGGGGCATGGGGCAGATGATGTTCGCCAAGACGATCGTCGTCGTCGATGAGGATGTGAACGTCCAGGACATGAGCGAGGTCTGGTGGCGGCTCTTCAACAACATCGACCCGCGCCGGGATATCATGTTCGTCGACGGACCCGTTGACGCCCTCGATCATGCGGCGCCGCTGCCTCACTACGGCTCCAAGATGGGCATCGACGGCACCCGCAAGTGGAAGTCGGAAGGGCATACCCGCGAGTGGCCTGAGGTGATGGTCATGTCGCCGGAGGTGCGTGAGCGGGTAGCGCGGCGTTGGAAGGAATACGGACTCGATTAAGCAGGCAGTACTCATGTAGAAAGAGAATTATCGCGCTCACACCGACGAGCCGCTTCCTCTCAGGAGGGGAGACATCTTGTCAAATTCAACAAGCGCTCTGGGACGGGTCGGCACGTTCCTGGAAATGATCAAGTTTGAGCACACCATCTTCGCGCTGCCCTTCGCCTACATGGGCGCGCTATTGGCCCAGATCCGCGTCCCCGACTGGCCGGTCCTCTTCTGGATCACCATGGCCATGGTGGGAGCGCGGACAGCGGCCATGACCTTGAACCGGCTGATTGACCGCCATATCGACCGGAAAAACCCGCGCACCGCCAGCCGGGCCATGGCTCGAGGGATCATCGGCGTCGGCGAAGCCTGGATCTATGTGGCCCTCAGCCTCGCCCTCCTGTTGTTTTCGGCGGCCATGCTTAATGCGACGGCCTTGCTCTTGTCGCCGCTGGCCCTTTTTGTGCTCGTCCTCTACTCTTATACGAAACGGTTTACCTGGGCCTGTCACTTTGTGCTCGGCCTGGCTCTGGGGGCCGCGCCTATGGGCGCTTGGATCGGTGTCAACGCCTCCGTCGACCCAACCGTCGTCGTGCTGGCCTTCGCCGTGCTCTTCTGGTCGGCCGGTTTTGATGTCATCTATGCCTGCCAAGATGTCGACTTTGACCGCGCCCAGGGGCTTTATTCGATTCCGGCGCGCTTCGGGATCGCCCGGGGGCTGATGATTTCGCGGCTGCTCCATGTCCTGGCGCCGTTATTGTTGGTGACCGTGGGACTCATGCTTGGCTTAGGGACCTTCTACTACGTCGGTGTAGCCATATCGGCCGGCTTGCTGGTCTACGAGCATACCCTGGTGTCCCCCCATGATCTGAGCCGTCTCGACGCCGCCTTTTTCGCCATGAACGGCTACATCAGCATGACTATGTTTCTCTTCACCTTGTTGGACATCTTTTTCTGAACGGATGAGGGTTCCCCACTTGTGGTCGATGACCGAAAATGACGAACCGTTCCGAAAAGCTTTGCCGGCGAATACTAGAACGGGGTGATACAGTTGGAAGAGTACTTTTCCCGCAGTCCTCTGGCCGATCTGATTCCCAAGGTGCAGGCAGGGGAACGCCTGTCCAAGGAAGAGGGGTTGCGCCTCTTTGAATCGAATGACCTGCTGACCATCGGCTACCTGGCCGACCTGGTGCGCCGGCGCAAGAACGGCGACAATGTTTACTTCATCAACAACCGCCACATCAACCCGACCAACGTCTGTGTCAACCGCTGCAAGCTCTGCGCCTTCGGCGTCGACAAGGGCACTGAGCGGGCATACCTGATGGACCTGGAGACGATCGAGGAGAAGGTCCGCGAATCCCTGGCGGCCAAACCATCGGAGATCCACATCGTCGGCGGCCTCGACCCTGATGTGCCCTTCCAGTTCCAGGTGGATATGCTGCGACGGGTCAAGGCGATCATGCCTGATACGATCATCCAGGCTTTTACGGCTGTGGAAATCGATTTTTTCGCAGAGCAGACAGGCAAATCGGTGCGGGAGGTGCTGGAGATCCTTCGGGAGGCCGGCTTGGACTCCCTGCCGGGCGGCGGCGCCGAGGTCTTCAGCCCCCGCGTCCGTGAGGAGATCTGTCCGAAAAAGATCTCCGGCGAACGTTGGCTGGAGGTACACGGCGAGGCCCACAAGCTGGGCATGAAGACGAACGCCACCATGCTCTACGGCCACATCGAGACGCTGGAAGAACGGGTCGACCACCTGATCCGGCTGCGGGAGCAGCAGGACAAGACGGGCGGTTTTCTGGCTTTCATCCCTCTGGCCTTTCACCCGAAAAATACGGAACTGGAAAATAGGGGTCTCTCCCGCACCACCGGCTATGATGACCTGAAGGTCCTCGCCGTGGCGCGGTTGATGCTCGACAACTTCGACCATATCAAGGCCTTCTGGATCATGATCGGGCCAAAGCTGGCCCAAGTGTCCCTCGCCTTCGGTGTCGACGACATCGACGGCACCGTGGTGGAGGAGAAGATCACCCACGCCGCCGGTGCCGAAGCGGGCATGGTCATGACCCGCCGCGAACTGGTCGCCCTGATCCGCGCCGCCGGGCGCGTCCCCCTGGAGCGAGACACCCTCTACAATGTCGTGCGCAGGGAGTTTTGATGATGATTCGTCTGGGACGGGTTGACTATTTGAATGTGCTGCCCATCTACTACGCCTTTGAGTCGGGCGCCGTCCCCCTGACGGCTGACTTCGTCCGCGGCGTTCCGGCCTTCTTGAATGAAAAATTTTTGACAGGGGAGCTGGATATCACGCCCATCTCCTCGATCGCTTACGCCGGACAACCCCAGGCCGGCTGGGTGCTGCCCGATGTGTCGATCAGCGCCGACGGGCGGGTGGCTTCCATCTTGCTCTTTATACGCCGTCCGGTGCGGGAATTGAGTGGGGAGACGCTGGCTGTGACTACATCATCAGCCACCTCGGTGGCACTTCTGAAAGTCCTCTTAAAGCGCCATTACGGCATCCGTTGCGCCCTCTCTCCCCAGCCGCCCGATCTCACCTCGATGCTGGCCGATCATCCGGCAGCCCTGCTCATCGGCGATGACGCGCTGCGGGCGGCGGAAGCGTTGCGGCAGGGCGGTCTCGGCAGGCTCGGGCTCCATGACGTGATCGACCTCGGCCTCGTCTGGAAGGAGATGACGGGCCTGCCTATGGTCTATGCCCTCTGGGCCATCCGCCACGACTACGTGAAGCGTCAAGTTGGCGAGATCGACCGGGTGGCAGAGGCTTTCCGCCAGGCTCGCAACTGGTCTGACAAAAACCTGCAGGAGGTGCTCGTTGAGGCGCGGCGGCGTTACGAGTTCCCGATCGAGCTGCTGCAGGATTACTTCCAGACGATCCGCTATGATCTGGACAACCTCTACCAGCATGCGGCGGAAACTTTTTTCGCCGAAGCGGCGAAGGTCGGCGTCCTGCCCGGGCCGGTGAGGTTGAGGGTGTGGGGTCAAGATGAAGGATAAAGAAAAAGGAGATGCCTTGCCGCAGGAAAACTCCGGCACGCAAGGGGTTTCCTTGACGTGGGAAAATCCCTGGCAAAGCGGCCTTGCAAAAGGTTCGGACTGGCGGCGTATCCTGCACAAGGCCAGCCGCGGCGAACGGCTCAGCCTGGAGGAGGGTGTCGTCCTCTTGACAGAGGCTGACCTGATTCCCTTGGGCGTTGTCGCTCGAGAGGTCAGCGAGCGCTTCCACCCCGACGGTCGAGTGACCTTCGTCATTGATCGCAACATCAACTACACCAACATCTGTGTCACCGGCTGCCGATTCTGCGCTTTTTACCGCCCGCCGGGCCACCCGGAGGGCTATGTCCTTTCCCGAGAGGCGATCTTCCAGAAGATCGAGGAGACCGTCGCTGTCGGCGGCACCCAGATCCTGATGCAAGGCGGCATCCATCCCGACCTGGGGCTGGCCTGGTTTGAGGAACTCTTACGGGCGGTCAAAGCCCGTTTTCCCATCCATATCCACTCTTTTTCTCCGCCGGAGATCGTCTTCCTGGCTGAAAAAGAAGGCCTGTCTTTGGAGGCGGTCATCGGCAGGCTCCATGCTGCCGGCCTCGACTCGATACCTGGCGGCGGGGCCGAAATCCTCGATGACCGGGTGCGGCAGGTGATCAGCCCGCGCAAGATCGGCTGGCGGCGCTGGATGGACGTGATGCAGACAGCCCATCGCCTCGGCTTGCGCACCACAGCCACCATGATGTACGGTTCCGTGGAAAGCCCTGAAGAGCGAGTCCGGCACATGATCCGGGTGCGGGAGGCGCAGGACGAGACAGGCGGCTTCACCGCCTTCATTCCCTGGAGTTATCAGCCAGATCATACCGATCTGGGAGGAACGGGCACGACGGGGGTCGAATACCTGAAAACACTTGCCCTTTCTCGCCTGATGCTCGATAATGTTCCCAACATCCAGGCCTCCTGGGTCACTCAGGGCGCCAAGATGGGCCAGGTGGCCCTGGCCTTCGGCGCCAACGACTTCGGCGGCACCATGCTGGAGGAAAACGTCGTCCGGGCCGCCGGCGTAACGCATCGCGTCCCGATGGACGAGATTGTGCGGGCCATCGGTGACGCAGGCAAGCGTCCGGCCCAGCGCGATACCCTGTACCGGATTCTCCGGGAGTTCTGAGGAGGCGACCGGCCCCATGACGGAATCTAATCACGACGAAAAAACAATGCCTTTGACGGAACACCTGGAAGAGTTACGGGTGGTGCTGATCTGGGTGCTGGTGGCCGCCGTGGCGGGCACGGTTGTGGCCTACAACTGGAACCAAGAATTGATCGCCCTGCTGACGAAACCGATGGGGGACCTGGGGATCAAGCCGGTCATCGTCCGACCGGCGGAAGGTTTTTTCGCCTCAATTAAAGTGTCTTTTTTTGCGGGGTTGATCGTCGCCTCGCCTGTCATCTTATGGAAGATCTGGTCTTTCGTCATGCCGGCACTCTATCCCCATGAGCGCAAGTGGGTCTACATCATCCTGCCTATCTCGGTGCTGCTGTTGGTATTAGGCGTCCTTTTCGCCTTTTACACGGTCTACCCCATCGGGGTGACCTTTTTGATCACCTTTGGCGATTTTACACCCATGATCTCCATCAGTGAGTACCTCTCCTTCGCGCTCTGGTTCATCCTCCCCTTTGGCCTTGTCTTTCAGATGCCTCTGGTGCTGATGTTCCTCGTCCGCCTCGGTGTTGTCGATCACCATTTCTTGGCGAGATACCGTCGGTATGCGCTTTTGCTCATGTTCGTTATCGCCGCTATCTTCACGCCGACGCCGGATGTGATCTCCCAGACCCTTATGGCGGCGCCCATGTATCTGCTCTATGAGATCAGCATCTGGATCGCCCGCTGGATCGGCCCGAAGAAGAGAGCAGAGGCCGAAGCCGGAGGGGAAGACGCCCCCATAAGAGATGTGCCGTGACAAGAACAGGGGAAAGGGTTGGGAAAGATGCATAAAAAACAGCGAGCCTTTGCGGCCTCGCTTTTTTTTATGGTCATGAAAGCCTTTCGCAGGTTAGTCTTACCTGAACTGAAACAGGTGGTACAGAACCGAATCCAAAGTATGCTATAATCACAGTACGACGAATCATGACTGCTGCATGCCCGGCGTTTACACTTCAGATCCGCTTGAACAACGGAACAGGAAAGGAGTCGACCGATGAGAGTGGAGTGGACGGACGAGTTGTCCATCGGGATAGGCATCATAGACGATCAGCATATGAAACTGGTAGAACGGGTTAACGCCTTTGTCGACGCGGTGGAATGCCGGGACGACCGTAAAATCGAGGAAACGGTCAATTATCTGATCGGCTATACGATTCAACACTTCGGTGCGGAAGAGTTGATCATGCTCCGCAACGGCTATGACGATTTCAAAAAGCATCGGGAAGAACATAACTGGTTTATTAAAATGGTCTATGACGTTAATAAGGAGTTGCTCGACAAAGGGTTGAGCCAGGAACGCCTGGACCAGGTCCGTGAACTGCTGGTCAGTTGGATCGTCAACCATATCAAAGTCTCCGACAAGCGGATCGGCGAGGTCATCCGGTGACCGCCGAGATAGTTGAGGTGAAATCTATGCAGGACTTTATCCGGGATATGAGCGACTTTCATCTCGATGTGCTGCGGGAAGTGAGCAACATCGGTGCCGGAAATGCGGCGACGGCACTGTCGCGCCTGCTGGGCAAGCCGGTCGATATGCGCGTCAACCGGGTGCTTTCTCTGCCCTTTAACGACATCACCGAGTATGTGGGCGGCGCCGAAAACCTGGTAGCTACCGTCTTCTCCCGCATCGAAGGCGATATCGCCGGCAACATGCTTTTTGTGATGGGCGCCGCCGAAGGCAGGGCGCTGGTGCGCGATGTGACCGGTGAATCAGGCGAGAGTGAGGAGCTTTCCGACATGGCCCAGTCTGTGCTTCAGGAGGTGGGGAACATCCTCTCGGGCTCTTACTTGACGGCCCTCTCCGATTTCACCGGTTTTGATTTGCGGACGAGCGTGCCCTCCCTCTGCGTCGACATGGCAGGGGCGATCCTGAGCTTCGGGTTGATGGAAACGGGAAAGAGCAGCGACTTCGCTATCCTGATCGATGGGGAGATCTCTCCCGGCGTGGAGATAGGGAACGAAAAGGTCCAGGGCGCAACGGGCCATATCTTCCTGCTGCCCGATCCAGAGGCGTTCAGCAGAATCTTTTTTGCTTTGGGAGTACACCGCTATGGCAGTCATTAAAGTCGGTATCGCCGATTCCAACATCGCCAAAGCGCCCGATTCGATCTGCACGCTGGGCCTCGGTTCCTGCGTAGGGGTCACCCTCTTTGACGACGTGCGAAAAATCGCCGGCATGGTCCATGTGATGCTGCCGTCGACGGAACTGGCTCGGACCAGCACCTACAAAAAGGCC from Heliomicrobium modesticaldum Ice1 encodes the following:
- a CDS encoding menaquinone biosynthesis decarboxylase gives rise to the protein MAFRDIREFIDELEKRGWLKRITAEVDPYLEISEITDRVGKQGGPALLFENVKGSDMPVLTNTLGSYERLHLALGVNNLDEIGDEIMSFLQLPDVSAASFFDKLKALPKLAQIGNFLPKTVRTGPVKEVIDHDPDLTKIPVLTTWPDDGGPFITLPMVFTKDPVTGKRNVGMYRMQVYDRNTTGMHWHLHKQGAQHMADAKGKSKRMEVAVALGGDPVLSYSATAPLPPGIDEMLLAGFLRKSPVEMVKCETIDIEVPAHAEIVLEGYVDPEELRWEGPFGDHTGYYSLADYYPVFHVTCVTHRKNPIYPATVVGRPPMEDSYLGKATERIFLPLMKLVLPEVVDMNLPWEGGFHNLVVVSIKKKYPGHARKVMCSLWGMGQMMFAKTIVVVDEDVNVQDMSEVWWRLFNNIDPRRDIMFVDGPVDALDHAAPLPHYGSKMGIDGTRKWKSEGHTREWPEVMVMSPEVRERVARRWKEYGLD
- the tatC gene encoding twin-arginine translocase subunit TatC, with amino-acid sequence MTESNHDEKTMPLTEHLEELRVVLIWVLVAAVAGTVVAYNWNQELIALLTKPMGDLGIKPVIVRPAEGFFASIKVSFFAGLIVASPVILWKIWSFVMPALYPHERKWVYIILPISVLLLVLGVLFAFYTVYPIGVTFLITFGDFTPMISISEYLSFALWFILPFGLVFQMPLVLMFLVRLGVVDHHFLARYRRYALLLMFVIAAIFTPTPDVISQTLMAAPMYLLYEISIWIARWIGPKKRAEAEAGGEDAPIRDVP
- a CDS encoding farnesyltranstransferase, whose amino-acid sequence is MSIRMWESILPELSKVRARLDDRMPLISKQHLRFMGLGSYDVYKLFPAILVLLTARMFGTPSLKTNCLASAVQFIQTGTDIHRTIPDEGRVLRHLEKATIPFSVLVGDLYYCQFLSLLCEGELLEYLTPISRTVCRVHEGGVLRKELVEPGFATDEHIRAMREMEFASLPLLACRVAGEICGASPRQVVALEQLGRAVGLLAGCRILAATSDEVVEWLDEAMEALQALPQGAMAEAFRVLLSQLHGGVRADGLKLPSEKPILEGIMKPRVVVV
- a CDS encoding bacteriohemerythrin, which translates into the protein MRVEWTDELSIGIGIIDDQHMKLVERVNAFVDAVECRDDRKIEETVNYLIGYTIQHFGAEELIMLRNGYDDFKKHREEHNWFIKMVYDVNKELLDKGLSQERLDQVRELLVSWIVNHIKVSDKRIGEVIR
- a CDS encoding aspartate aminotransferase family protein: MATVMEAYENHINPAVARLFRLMGMGSTAVRAEGCFVYDEQGREYIDFLGNFGVLSLGHRHPRIIASILEQLNGLAQTSRFLLDKATASLAEALAGITPGDLQYCFFCNSGAEAVEAAIKIARLATGKSGFIATINGFHGKTFGALSVSGREPFRAPFLPLLPRVIHVPFGDAAALEEVMARDRHIAAFIVEPVQGEGGVIVPPRGYLKEVEALCRQAGVLLIADEVQTGLGRTGSLFACDEEGLVPDLLCLAKALGGGVMPIGAVVGRPALWAPLFDHPWLHTSTFGGNPLACAAALAAIEVTIEEDLMGQARQKGDWLLSRLKELASRHEQVIADVRGRGLLIGIELTKEGVGGFVIGRMMEERIIVGYTLNHPRVIRLEPPLNVPWEVLMQVYAVLEQVIQEAEAFVHDL
- a CDS encoding UbiA-like polyprenyltransferase, which translates into the protein MSNSTSALGRVGTFLEMIKFEHTIFALPFAYMGALLAQIRVPDWPVLFWITMAMVGARTAAMTLNRLIDRHIDRKNPRTASRAMARGIIGVGEAWIYVALSLALLLFSAAMLNATALLLSPLALFVLVLYSYTKRFTWACHFVLGLALGAAPMGAWIGVNASVDPTVVVLAFAVLFWSAGFDVIYACQDVDFDRAQGLYSIPARFGIARGLMISRLLHVLAPLLLVTVGLMLGLGTFYYVGVAISAGLLVYEHTLVSPHDLSRLDAAFFAMNGYISMTMFLFTLLDIFF
- a CDS encoding demethylmenaquinone methyltransferase; its protein translation is MAEEFRSAEEKERFIQSTFSAIAARYDLMNQVMTFNSDTRWRRKAAALSQLPVGGAGLDVCCGTGELTQALAERVGARGSVVGLDFNADMLAVAREKQREGRLARQIDFIQGNAMALPFPDNRFDTATIGFGLRNVPDFRQVLREMTRVVKAGGTVVSLETSKPQSWPMKPLHRFYVDRLVPVIDRLSVGKQGPYAWLARSAQAFLSQEELSAVFREIGLIKVRYYNLFGGVAAIHVGFKPDT
- a CDS encoding menaquinone biosynthesis protein, giving the protein MIRLGRVDYLNVLPIYYAFESGAVPLTADFVRGVPAFLNEKFLTGELDITPISSIAYAGQPQAGWVLPDVSISADGRVASILLFIRRPVRELSGETLAVTTSSATSVALLKVLLKRHYGIRCALSPQPPDLTSMLADHPAALLIGDDALRAAEALRQGGLGRLGLHDVIDLGLVWKEMTGLPMVYALWAIRHDYVKRQVGEIDRVAEAFRQARNWSDKNLQEVLVEARRRYEFPIELLQDYFQTIRYDLDNLYQHAAETFFAEAAKVGVLPGPVRLRVWGQDEG
- the mqnE gene encoding aminofutalosine synthase MqnE; amino-acid sequence: MEEYFSRSPLADLIPKVQAGERLSKEEGLRLFESNDLLTIGYLADLVRRRKNGDNVYFINNRHINPTNVCVNRCKLCAFGVDKGTERAYLMDLETIEEKVRESLAAKPSEIHIVGGLDPDVPFQFQVDMLRRVKAIMPDTIIQAFTAVEIDFFAEQTGKSVREVLEILREAGLDSLPGGGAEVFSPRVREEICPKKISGERWLEVHGEAHKLGMKTNATMLYGHIETLEERVDHLIRLREQQDKTGGFLAFIPLAFHPKNTELENRGLSRTTGYDDLKVLAVARLMLDNFDHIKAFWIMIGPKLAQVSLAFGVDDIDGTVVEEKITHAAGAEAGMVMTRRELVALIRAAGRVPLERDTLYNVVRREF
- a CDS encoding aromatase/cyclase, which translates into the protein MPCVEESLWIRGTVGDVYALASRMEDYPLFMRDVRAVRIVERGDGFTLTDWETDVDGRSFRWRERDEFYPDEGRIVYRQVSGDVKRFEGEWRFQATEGGCHVTLTVDFDLGIPMLGPLLHPLLMKKVRENSRSMLLAIKEKIEG
- the mqnC gene encoding cyclic dehypoxanthinyl futalosine synthase, giving the protein MKDKEKGDALPQENSGTQGVSLTWENPWQSGLAKGSDWRRILHKASRGERLSLEEGVVLLTEADLIPLGVVAREVSERFHPDGRVTFVIDRNINYTNICVTGCRFCAFYRPPGHPEGYVLSREAIFQKIEETVAVGGTQILMQGGIHPDLGLAWFEELLRAVKARFPIHIHSFSPPEIVFLAEKEGLSLEAVIGRLHAAGLDSIPGGGAEILDDRVRQVISPRKIGWRRWMDVMQTAHRLGLRTTATMMYGSVESPEERVRHMIRVREAQDETGGFTAFIPWSYQPDHTDLGGTGTTGVEYLKTLALSRLMLDNVPNIQASWVTQGAKMGQVALAFGANDFGGTMLEENVVRAAGVTHRVPMDEIVRAIGDAGKRPAQRDTLYRILREF